In Archangium violaceum, the following are encoded in one genomic region:
- a CDS encoding AAA family ATPase: protein MTSSPSRFRGTDTYLSSEGLQAAVNCALTLQRPLLVRGEPGTGKTLLAEAVAESLGLRLLTWHVKSTTRAQDGLYVYDTVQRLYDSRFNDGDVRDIRRYIRMGPLGEAFASRERVVLLIDEVDKADLEFPNDLLHELDRMRFRITETNEEVVATQRPVVIITSNNEKELPDAFLRRCVFHFIDFPDQELMRRIVAVHHPGLDVSLTEQALKIFYELRGFSRLRKRPSTSELVDWIAVLKANGVTDVKLEDNLPFLGALLKREQDLLAVAEAFGRGRRTKA from the coding sequence ATGACGTCCTCTCCTTCCCGTTTCCGTGGAACCGATACCTACCTCTCCAGCGAGGGCCTCCAGGCCGCCGTCAACTGCGCGCTGACGCTCCAGCGTCCGCTGCTGGTGCGCGGCGAGCCCGGCACCGGCAAGACGCTGCTGGCCGAGGCCGTCGCCGAGAGCCTGGGCCTGCGCCTGCTCACCTGGCATGTGAAGAGCACCACGCGCGCCCAGGACGGCCTGTACGTCTACGACACCGTGCAGCGCCTGTACGACTCGCGCTTCAACGACGGGGACGTGCGCGACATCCGCCGCTACATCCGCATGGGCCCGCTGGGCGAGGCCTTCGCCTCCCGTGAGCGCGTGGTGCTGCTCATCGACGAGGTGGACAAGGCGGACCTGGAGTTCCCCAACGACCTGCTCCACGAGCTGGACCGGATGCGCTTCCGCATCACGGAGACGAACGAGGAGGTGGTGGCCACGCAGCGCCCGGTGGTCATCATCACCAGCAACAACGAGAAGGAGCTGCCGGACGCCTTCCTGCGCCGGTGCGTCTTCCACTTCATCGACTTCCCGGACCAGGAGCTGATGCGCCGCATCGTGGCGGTGCACCACCCGGGGCTGGACGTGTCGCTGACGGAGCAGGCGCTGAAGATCTTCTACGAGCTGCGCGGCTTCTCACGGCTGCGCAAGCGTCCGAGCACGAGCGAGCTGGTGGATTGGATCGCCGTGCTCAAGGCCAACGGCGTGACGGACGTGAAGCTGGAGGACAACCTGCCCTTCCTGGGAGCGCTGCTGAAGCGTGAGCAGGACCTGCTGGCGGTGGCGGAGGCCTTCGGGCGGGGCCGCCGGACGAAGGCCTGA
- the agmC gene encoding adventurous gliding motility protein AgmC, with protein sequence MSNPFMKTWLAAALCVLALGSTAALAEPDTFGLGTGNDKVHTVTISGPVNSYAQVTMPLLKGEDTVEVGVCTGATRCFLPGDLVMVLQATGLRPDAPEAATGNVGPIDIDDRTKFQMGLWELARLKSVVGSTLTLTAPLIRDYPSNITQVIRVPEYTDLTINPARNISAKPWDGKSGGVVAFLATGTVTNNGSIVANGAGFRGGTTNDDDVGNTNCTKPDEPLPGGARKGEGLVDARYGNEHTGLGNVTSGGGGGVCYKSGGGGGGNGGAGGRGGYSFDGRAVGGLGGAALQYSLAQRLTFGGGGGAGHADASTGRSGGAGGGAIFIRANKLAGTGFISATGGAGNTAEQDAGSGGGAGGSIYLRLAGSAACGATGISANGGIGGSSNSALMGPGGGGGGGRILFQAESNTCSFSVSEASPGTQSNTSDSQYGAKPGSAGLRETLSGRFVVPPVPSVTEPANGSFTRSVRPDIKGKVPVEATGPFSDVTVLKVLIIIDGVYVDSSEFRVTPYANGDYLLPLLKDLSEGRHTVEAVTEYQGVQSARSTLNAFTVDKTPPGKPAVLVPANGASTKETQPEISGTAEPGGKVTVIIDGKDYGPVTADADGKWTYVPTTPLSETSHTVEARTTDAAGNTSPVSDTTTFTVDKTAPATPAVSTPAEGLHTQETRPEITGTAEPGVDVTVIINGTEYGPVKADADGKWSYTPTTPLPEGKNQVETRARDAAGNESPVSPVPRIFYVDTTRPVAPEVLTPTEGATVQGPTPLITGTAEANSRVTIILDGIPVDIVDADADGKWSYTPKTALLDDWHTVQAQATDAAGNTGPTSEVRNFYVDSTPPPAPEVRTPANGATVGTHTPELKGTAEPGSTVTIYVDGEVVGQVKANASGEWSMTVPDDKALDDGQHTVKAQATDAVGNPSPESSTNTFTVDTTPPAAPVVLTPANGTTVSTHTPKLEGTAEPGSTVTVYVDGKVVGQVKANDSGAWSVTVPADKALDDGQHTVRAQATDAAGNPSVESNTNTFTVDTTGPDISITSGPSGVTRDSSASFSFSSSESGVSYECRLDNTGDFVPCTSPHPLSNLADGPHTFEVRARDAQGNVSATPATRTWTVDTTAPAAPVVSAPTDGATVETTTPAISGTGEPGSTITVIIDGQVVGTAPVDASGNWSYTPTVPLEPGSHTVTVRTTDPAGNESPVSSGRTFTVVQGTTPDSGDIAFLGDGFGGCSATGGDSSLVLLSLGTFLALARRRRR encoded by the coding sequence ATGAGCAATCCATTCATGAAGACCTGGCTCGCGGCCGCGCTCTGCGTGCTGGCCCTCGGCTCGACGGCGGCGCTGGCCGAGCCGGACACGTTCGGTCTGGGCACCGGGAACGACAAAGTGCACACGGTGACGATCAGCGGTCCCGTCAACAGCTACGCCCAGGTGACGATGCCGCTGTTGAAGGGCGAGGACACCGTCGAGGTGGGGGTGTGCACCGGTGCGACCCGGTGCTTCCTGCCGGGCGATCTGGTGATGGTCCTGCAGGCCACGGGTCTCAGGCCGGACGCCCCGGAGGCCGCCACGGGGAATGTTGGCCCCATCGACATCGACGACCGGACGAAGTTCCAGATGGGATTGTGGGAACTGGCGCGGCTGAAGTCGGTGGTGGGCTCGACGCTGACCCTGACGGCACCCCTCATCCGTGACTACCCGTCGAACATCACCCAGGTCATCCGGGTGCCCGAGTACACGGATCTCACCATCAACCCCGCCAGGAACATCTCGGCGAAGCCCTGGGATGGAAAGTCCGGAGGTGTCGTCGCGTTCCTGGCCACGGGGACGGTGACCAACAATGGGAGCATCGTCGCCAATGGCGCCGGGTTCCGAGGGGGCACGACCAACGATGACGATGTCGGGAACACCAACTGCACGAAGCCGGACGAGCCGCTTCCCGGGGGAGCCCGCAAGGGCGAGGGCCTCGTGGATGCGCGTTACGGCAACGAGCACACCGGCCTCGGCAACGTGACCAGCGGTGGTGGCGGTGGTGTCTGCTACAAGTCCGGTGGAGGTGGTGGTGGTAACGGCGGGGCCGGCGGAAGGGGTGGCTACTCCTTCGACGGACGTGCCGTGGGCGGCCTGGGAGGCGCGGCGCTCCAGTATTCACTCGCCCAGCGCCTGACGTTCGGCGGTGGCGGTGGCGCGGGCCATGCGGATGCCTCGACTGGCAGGTCTGGCGGCGCGGGTGGTGGTGCCATCTTCATTCGTGCCAACAAGCTCGCGGGGACGGGATTCATCAGCGCGACGGGTGGCGCCGGCAACACCGCGGAGCAGGACGCGGGCAGTGGTGGTGGCGCGGGCGGCAGCATCTACCTGCGCCTGGCCGGGTCCGCCGCCTGTGGTGCCACTGGCATCTCCGCCAACGGGGGTATCGGTGGCAGCTCCAACTCGGCGCTCATGGGCCCGGGTGGAGGTGGCGGTGGTGGGCGGATCCTGTTCCAGGCGGAGAGCAATACCTGCTCCTTCAGCGTCAGCGAGGCCTCGCCCGGGACGCAGTCGAACACCTCGGATTCCCAGTACGGCGCGAAGCCTGGCTCCGCGGGTCTCCGTGAGACGCTCAGCGGAAGGTTCGTCGTGCCGCCGGTTCCCTCCGTGACCGAACCCGCCAATGGTTCCTTCACCCGCAGCGTCCGGCCGGACATCAAGGGCAAGGTCCCCGTCGAGGCCACGGGGCCCTTCTCCGATGTCACGGTGCTCAAGGTGCTCATCATCATCGATGGGGTCTACGTCGACAGCTCCGAGTTCCGGGTGACGCCCTACGCCAATGGCGACTACCTCCTGCCCCTGCTCAAGGACCTCTCCGAGGGTCGCCATACGGTGGAGGCCGTCACGGAGTACCAGGGCGTCCAGAGCGCCAGGAGCACGCTCAACGCCTTCACCGTGGACAAGACGCCGCCCGGGAAGCCGGCGGTGCTCGTGCCCGCGAATGGTGCCTCCACGAAGGAGACCCAGCCGGAGATCTCAGGTACGGCGGAGCCCGGCGGCAAGGTGACGGTCATCATCGACGGCAAGGACTACGGCCCGGTGACGGCGGACGCGGATGGCAAGTGGACCTACGTGCCCACCACGCCTCTGTCCGAGACCTCGCACACAGTGGAGGCCCGGACCACGGACGCCGCGGGCAACACCAGCCCCGTGTCCGACACCACCACCTTCACGGTGGACAAGACGGCGCCCGCGACTCCGGCGGTGAGCACTCCCGCGGAGGGGCTCCACACGCAGGAGACCCGGCCGGAGATCACGGGCACGGCGGAGCCCGGTGTGGACGTGACGGTCATCATCAATGGCACGGAGTACGGTCCGGTGAAGGCGGACGCGGACGGCAAGTGGAGCTACACGCCGACGACGCCGCTGCCCGAGGGCAAGAATCAGGTGGAGACCCGGGCCAGGGACGCGGCGGGCAACGAGAGCCCCGTGTCGCCCGTGCCGCGCATCTTCTACGTGGACACCACCAGGCCCGTGGCTCCCGAGGTGCTCACGCCCACCGAGGGCGCCACCGTCCAGGGTCCCACGCCGCTCATCACCGGTACGGCCGAGGCGAACAGCCGCGTGACGATCATCCTCGATGGCATCCCCGTGGACATCGTCGACGCGGACGCGGATGGCAAGTGGAGCTACACGCCGAAGACCGCGCTGCTCGATGACTGGCACACGGTCCAGGCCCAGGCCACGGACGCGGCGGGCAACACCGGCCCCACGTCCGAGGTGCGCAACTTCTACGTGGACTCCACGCCTCCGCCCGCGCCGGAGGTGCGGACGCCCGCGAACGGAGCGACAGTGGGCACCCATACGCCGGAGCTCAAGGGCACCGCGGAACCTGGCAGCACCGTCACCATCTACGTGGATGGTGAGGTGGTGGGGCAGGTGAAGGCCAACGCCTCGGGCGAGTGGAGCATGACGGTGCCGGACGACAAGGCGCTGGACGACGGTCAGCACACGGTGAAGGCCCAGGCCACGGACGCGGTGGGCAATCCCAGCCCCGAGTCCAGCACCAACACCTTCACGGTGGACACCACTCCTCCCGCCGCGCCAGTGGTGCTGACGCCCGCGAACGGAACGACGGTGAGCACCCATACGCCCAAGCTCGAGGGCACCGCGGAGCCTGGCAGCACCGTCACCGTCTACGTGGACGGGAAGGTGGTGGGGCAGGTGAAGGCCAACGACTCGGGCGCGTGGAGCGTGACGGTACCGGCCGACAAGGCGCTGGACGATGGCCAGCACACGGTGAGGGCCCAGGCCACGGACGCGGCGGGTAATCCCAGCGTCGAGTCCAACACCAACACCTTCACGGTGGACACCACGGGTCCGGACATCTCCATCACCTCGGGCCCGTCGGGCGTCACCCGCGATTCGAGCGCGTCGTTCAGCTTCAGCTCGTCGGAGTCGGGCGTGTCCTACGAGTGCAGGCTGGACAACACGGGTGACTTCGTCCCGTGCACCAGCCCGCATCCGCTCTCCAACCTGGCCGATGGCCCGCACACCTTCGAGGTGCGTGCCCGTGATGCCCAGGGCAACGTGTCCGCCACGCCGGCCACCCGCACCTGGACCGTGGACACCACGGCGCCCGCCGCTCCGGTGGTGAGCGCGCCGACCGACGGCGCGACCGTGGAGACCACCACGCCGGCCATCTCCGGCACGGGGGAGCCCGGTAGCACCATCACCGTCATCATCGACGGTCAGGTGGTGGGCACCGCCCCGGTGGATGCGTCCGGCAACTGGAGCTACACGCCGACCGTGCCGCTGGAGCCCGGCTCGCACACGGTGACGGTCCGCACCACGGATCCGGCTGGCAACGAGAGCCCGGTGTCCTCTGGCCGCACCTTCACCGTCGTCCAGGGCACCACCCCGGACTCCGGGGACATCGCCTTCCTGGGTGATGGCTTCGGCGGCTGCTCGGCCACCGGCGGTGACTCCTCGCTGGTGCTGTTGAGCCTGGGCACGTTCCTCGCGCTGGCCCGCCGCCGGCGCCGGTAA
- a CDS encoding sensor histidine kinase, which translates to MSSNDFRELMDAMADPLVACDGGEHVLYLNPAAERLLGWKLSELVGQPFDRLLPPRLRAFDGQSFLRYLLGRRRALSGRPVRTSLLCRGGPEMELEVTVGSSGGGGGERISLVLRRPPEFPDYTQEPMERLSSVAHTRMVSPVSAGERAYQLVFENAPLGLFHFDTTPTLLACNDYFVRIMGSSKRMLIGLNLLSLQNETVMSCVRDVLAGRHAYFEGDYRAITSGKVTPVRAHFAPCFNEKGEVEGGVGIIEDITEQRSAEAERGRLLREAQEAIRVRDDFLTIASHELKTPLTPLSLRLASLERRLERKEPVDSTLLRHARQHLVRLAALINDLLDASRIEAGRLALHFEPMRLDSIIERVLAGMDAERGHHRIDYAHPTEPVRIRGDPYRLEQVIANLLENALKYSPGDSTVRVTLDVRGDFALLSVTDEGIGIPHDQQEQLFERYFRARNVSVTSYGGLGLGLYISRDIVERHGGRIWVESELGRGSTFHVALPLLSAANPTPPEPTHPTTGSPQQVH; encoded by the coding sequence ATGTCCAGCAACGACTTCAGGGAGTTGATGGACGCCATGGCGGACCCGCTCGTGGCCTGCGATGGGGGCGAGCACGTCCTCTACCTGAACCCCGCCGCCGAGCGCCTGCTCGGCTGGAAGCTGTCGGAGCTGGTGGGACAGCCCTTCGACCGCCTCCTCCCCCCGCGTCTGCGGGCCTTCGATGGCCAATCCTTCCTGCGCTACCTGCTGGGCCGGCGGCGCGCGCTGAGCGGACGACCCGTCCGCACGTCCCTGCTGTGTCGGGGCGGGCCGGAGATGGAGCTGGAGGTGACGGTGGGCAGCTCCGGCGGAGGCGGTGGGGAGCGCATCTCCCTGGTGCTGCGGCGCCCACCCGAGTTCCCCGACTACACCCAGGAGCCGATGGAGCGATTGTCCTCCGTGGCACACACGCGCATGGTGAGCCCGGTCTCCGCCGGGGAGCGCGCCTACCAGCTCGTCTTCGAGAACGCTCCGCTGGGCCTCTTCCACTTCGACACCACGCCCACCCTGCTCGCGTGCAACGACTACTTCGTGCGCATCATGGGCTCATCCAAGCGGATGCTCATCGGGCTGAACCTGCTCAGCCTCCAGAACGAGACGGTCATGTCCTGCGTGCGCGACGTGCTCGCCGGGCGCCATGCGTACTTCGAGGGGGACTACCGCGCCATCACCTCGGGCAAGGTCACCCCGGTGCGCGCCCACTTCGCCCCCTGCTTCAACGAGAAGGGAGAGGTGGAGGGCGGCGTGGGCATCATCGAGGACATCACCGAGCAACGGAGCGCGGAGGCCGAGCGCGGCCGCCTGCTGCGCGAGGCCCAGGAGGCCATCCGGGTGCGCGACGACTTCCTCACCATCGCCTCGCACGAGCTGAAGACGCCCCTCACCCCGCTGTCGCTGCGGCTGGCCAGCCTGGAGCGACGGCTGGAGCGCAAGGAGCCCGTGGACTCCACGCTGCTGCGCCATGCCCGCCAGCACCTGGTGCGGCTGGCGGCACTCATCAATGATCTGCTGGATGCCTCGCGCATCGAGGCCGGCCGGCTCGCGCTGCACTTCGAGCCCATGCGGCTGGACAGCATCATCGAGCGCGTGCTGGCCGGAATGGACGCCGAGCGCGGCCATCACCGCATCGACTACGCGCACCCGACCGAGCCGGTGCGCATCCGGGGGGACCCCTATCGGCTCGAGCAGGTCATCGCCAACCTGCTGGAGAACGCGCTCAAGTACAGCCCCGGGGACAGCACCGTGCGCGTGACATTGGACGTGCGTGGCGACTTCGCGCTGCTCTCCGTGACGGACGAGGGCATCGGGATACCGCACGACCAGCAGGAGCAGCTCTTCGAGCGCTACTTCCGCGCCCGGAACGTCTCCGTCACCTCCTATGGAGGGCTGGGACTGGGCCTCTACATCAGCCGCGACATCGTGGAGCGCCACGGCGGCCGCATCTGGGTGGAGAGCGAGCTCGGCCGGGGCTCCACCTTCCACGTGGCCCTCCCCCTGCTGTCCGCCGCCAACCCCACGCCGCCCGAACCCACGCACCCCACCACCGGCTCGCCCCAGCAGGTGCACTGA
- a CDS encoding organic hydroperoxide resistance protein: protein MPPIAIQPLYTATATSHGGRNGRVRSDNGTIDMALTMPKALGGPEAPGSTNPEQLFAAGYSACFEGALRLVAGQMKKQIKDAHITAKATIGKTPTGGFGLAVALHGKIEGVSQAEADELMHAAHKVCPYSLATQGNIEVKLSSEVA, encoded by the coding sequence ATGCCCCCCATCGCCATCCAGCCGCTCTACACCGCCACCGCCACCTCTCACGGAGGTCGCAACGGTCGTGTCCGCTCGGACAATGGGACGATCGACATGGCGCTGACCATGCCGAAGGCCCTGGGCGGTCCCGAGGCTCCTGGCTCCACCAATCCCGAGCAGCTCTTCGCGGCGGGCTATTCGGCGTGTTTCGAGGGAGCGCTGCGCCTGGTGGCCGGGCAGATGAAGAAGCAGATCAAGGATGCCCACATCACGGCCAAGGCGACCATCGGGAAGACCCCGACGGGCGGCTTCGGTCTGGCGGTGGCTCTCCACGGCAAGATCGAGGGCGTGTCCCAGGCCGAGGCGGACGAGCTGATGCACGCGGCGCACAAGGTGTGCCCGTACTCGCTGGCCACCCAGGGCAACATCGAGGTGAAGCTCTCGTCCGAAGTGGCCTGA
- a CDS encoding vWA domain-containing protein, translated as MFLPFLFELRRRGVPVGAQEALALAGALKAGLHDSSLDGFYHVARALLVHAETHLDAFDQAFLAHFKGMEGAGQKLKDELLDWLKEARERRELTPEERALLEHFDVEELERLFQERLEDQRERHDGGTRWIGTGGASPFGHSGEPREGFRVGGEGAEGGGGRMAMKMAGARRYQGYRGDVVLDTRQMAVALRKLRAFAREGAPDELDVEGTIASTAKNAGELEVVTRPPRRPNTRVVLLMDVGGSMDPYAHLVSRLFSVAKQATHFKELRTYYFHNCVYGRVFDSPYLVGGLSVPDLLGQVGRHFKLVVVGDALMAPYELAMRTNSEGRYDTVNGKEGLVWLMELARHFERSAWLNPEPPQTWRGNTIQAVHNVFDMFPLTLEGLGEAVAHLTKGRMVRGRR; from the coding sequence ATGTTCCTGCCCTTCCTCTTCGAGTTGCGGCGGCGTGGGGTACCGGTGGGCGCGCAGGAGGCGCTCGCGCTGGCGGGGGCACTGAAGGCGGGGCTGCACGACAGCTCGCTGGATGGCTTCTACCACGTGGCGCGTGCGCTGCTGGTGCACGCGGAGACGCACCTGGATGCGTTCGACCAGGCCTTCCTGGCTCACTTCAAGGGCATGGAGGGCGCGGGGCAGAAGCTCAAGGACGAGCTGCTCGATTGGCTGAAGGAGGCGCGCGAGCGGCGCGAGCTCACCCCCGAGGAGCGGGCGCTGCTGGAGCACTTCGACGTGGAGGAGCTGGAGCGGCTCTTCCAGGAGCGGTTGGAGGATCAGCGCGAGCGGCACGACGGCGGCACGCGGTGGATTGGCACGGGAGGCGCGTCACCCTTCGGGCACTCGGGGGAGCCACGCGAGGGCTTCCGGGTGGGGGGTGAGGGGGCCGAGGGCGGCGGTGGCCGCATGGCGATGAAGATGGCCGGGGCGCGCAGGTACCAGGGGTACCGGGGCGACGTGGTGCTGGACACGCGGCAGATGGCGGTGGCGCTGCGCAAGCTGCGGGCCTTCGCGCGCGAGGGCGCACCGGACGAGCTGGACGTGGAGGGCACCATCGCCTCCACGGCGAAGAACGCGGGCGAGCTGGAGGTGGTGACGCGCCCGCCGCGCCGGCCGAACACGCGCGTGGTGCTGCTGATGGACGTGGGTGGCTCCATGGACCCGTACGCGCACCTGGTGAGCCGGCTGTTCTCGGTGGCGAAGCAGGCCACGCACTTCAAGGAGCTGCGCACGTACTACTTCCACAACTGCGTGTACGGGCGCGTGTTCGACTCGCCGTACCTGGTGGGAGGCCTCAGCGTGCCGGATCTGCTGGGGCAGGTGGGGCGCCACTTCAAGCTGGTGGTGGTGGGTGACGCGTTGATGGCGCCGTACGAGCTGGCGATGCGGACGAACTCGGAGGGCCGCTACGACACGGTGAACGGCAAGGAGGGCCTGGTGTGGCTGATGGAGCTGGCCCGGCACTTCGAGCGCAGCGCCTGGCTCAACCCGGAGCCTCCGCAGACGTGGCGGGGCAACACCATCCAGGCGGTGCACAACGTCTTCGACATGTTCCCGCTGACGCTGGAGGGACTGGGCGAGGCGGTGGCGCACCTGACGAAGGGGCGCATGGTGCGCGGGCGCCGGTGA
- a CDS encoding endonuclease/exonuclease/phosphatase family protein, whose protein sequence is MADTPLRIVSYNVRYFGHALRGLASTLGPKRRVAAAFAALDPLPDIICLQEVETQSFRSSVAHRRARPDETQLEAFMGRMEETFANLRRPMPYEAFYFRAHHYKLGEFSLYTTGLAILVNVQRFAVDIHNVDAPHHITHHHVRMLRERKQSRICAHMRLLRREDGLPLHVFNTHLSLPTPFSRAFWATREKMGNGINQLHEARALAQLVRARAAGEPFLVCGDFNSPPASPVFHYLCDEACFTDAQVAVGQIDPQLSRGFPTAGFMHMRMHLDHIFSGGGVRWLDTDETCPFGDPHSRFHGLSDHMPLIARFQLQPPTTHAEVSPPAPI, encoded by the coding sequence ATGGCCGACACGCCTCTACGCATCGTCAGCTACAACGTCCGCTACTTCGGACATGCCCTGCGCGGGCTCGCCAGCACGCTGGGGCCCAAGCGCCGGGTCGCCGCGGCATTCGCCGCGCTCGACCCCCTGCCGGACATCATCTGCCTGCAGGAGGTGGAGACGCAGTCGTTCCGCAGCAGCGTCGCCCACCGGCGCGCCCGCCCCGACGAGACGCAGCTCGAGGCCTTCATGGGGCGCATGGAGGAGACGTTCGCCAACCTGCGCCGGCCCATGCCCTACGAGGCCTTCTACTTCCGCGCCCACCACTACAAGCTGGGCGAGTTCTCGCTCTACACCACCGGGCTGGCCATCCTCGTCAACGTCCAACGCTTCGCGGTGGACATCCACAACGTGGACGCGCCCCACCACATCACCCACCACCACGTGCGGATGCTGCGCGAGCGCAAGCAGAGCCGCATCTGCGCGCACATGCGCCTGCTGCGCCGGGAGGACGGCCTCCCGCTCCACGTCTTCAACACCCACCTGAGCCTGCCCACCCCCTTCTCCCGCGCCTTCTGGGCCACCCGGGAGAAGATGGGCAACGGCATCAACCAGCTCCACGAGGCACGCGCCCTGGCCCAGTTGGTGCGGGCCAGAGCGGCCGGAGAACCCTTCCTCGTCTGCGGGGACTTCAACTCGCCCCCCGCCTCGCCCGTCTTCCACTACCTGTGTGACGAGGCCTGTTTCACCGATGCCCAGGTGGCGGTGGGGCAGATCGATCCCCAGCTCTCCCGCGGCTTCCCCACCGCCGGCTTCATGCACATGCGCATGCACCTGGACCACATCTTCTCCGGCGGAGGGGTGCGCTGGTTGGACACCGACGAGACGTGCCCCTTTGGAGATCCACACAGCCGCTTCCACGGCCTGTCGGACCACATGCCCCTCATCGCGCGCTTCCAGCTCCAGCCGCCCACCACGCACGCCGAGGTGTCCCCTCCCGCGCCGATCTGA
- a CDS encoding PASTA domain-containing protein — MATQDPKDLLDALSAPVGELIASVGRGVAEAQQEMDAQTLATIRSIYGESGNTELLSTLRQIGYQPTWYHIPEVTAEINVAISIVGQATQQAQTTGATTSTAGKQKLAARPRLYAAPVDAGYSNRYGYDVKAASVVKFRIVPVPPSANTENLRVVPNLLGKTFAQARTALDTLGITYRVGGDTAPADTASVKAQTPAAGELIPGSRDLELSF; from the coding sequence ATGGCCACCCAGGACCCCAAGGATCTGCTCGATGCGCTGTCCGCCCCCGTGGGGGAGCTCATCGCCTCCGTCGGGCGCGGTGTCGCCGAGGCCCAACAGGAGATGGATGCGCAGACGCTCGCCACCATCCGCAGCATCTACGGCGAGTCGGGCAATACCGAGCTGCTCTCCACCCTGCGGCAGATTGGCTACCAGCCGACCTGGTACCACATCCCCGAGGTCACCGCGGAGATCAACGTGGCGATCTCCATCGTCGGTCAGGCCACCCAGCAGGCCCAGACCACCGGAGCCACCACCTCCACCGCCGGGAAACAGAAGCTCGCCGCGCGCCCACGTCTCTACGCGGCCCCCGTCGACGCCGGCTACAGCAACCGTTACGGCTATGACGTCAAGGCCGCCAGCGTGGTGAAGTTCCGCATCGTGCCGGTACCGCCCTCGGCCAACACGGAGAACCTCCGGGTGGTGCCCAACCTGCTCGGAAAGACCTTCGCCCAGGCCCGCACCGCCCTGGACACGCTGGGCATCACCTACCGCGTGGGTGGAGACACCGCTCCGGCCGACACGGCTTCGGTGAAGGCCCAGACACCGGCCGCCGGCGAGCTCATCCCGGGCTCCCGGGACCTCGAGCTCTCCTTCTGA